The following proteins come from a genomic window of Sorghum bicolor cultivar BTx623 chromosome 3, Sorghum_bicolor_NCBIv3, whole genome shotgun sequence:
- the LOC8060107 gene encoding UPF0503 protein At3g09070, chloroplastic codes for MTTLHMDPPAPPARRSVSTSCDLHPGETFTGFCAACLRERLQGLEASAAAASAPGRKSTSAIRSLFARPFAAAGSSASGPAEPPDLRRCKSFSCGRGGDALAAAAAAAAAAAARADEPQRRSCDVRGRSTLWALFHQDDRDRVRDGTAFAAFPASSSTAAAALAVDVHPPPQAPCIPDDFLDEDIPVVMEPDEIVPVIEEDPVVPMDISGEVEAEGNAAQGGKAIKDRIDLESAQTKKASPKDLKEIAGSFWVAASVFSKKWQKWRRKQKLKKEAAVSKAAAAAMPPPEKPSKPSFLRRSRFRGEAGSELAGGRRSCDTDPRFSLDAARMSIDDAGFSWDEPRASWDGYLFGAGAGIGIGRAPPPLSRLPPILSVLEDTPTDIVERSDGQIPVEDDFDPEPPGGSLQTRDYYLDSSSRRRRSLERSSSVRRPSFEVTDPRPPMPSAVNGIGRESPIGGSEFYHFHHAEDLLDRGFSSNSLIEDISASLEAALSGPAKKPRRWRKAWSLWGLIHRRAAGRRSGGPSDIADRSFSEPWPDLRVRGANPKMQRCNSNLSARSSFSSNSGGLGSSRRSYVDANGHVRRREEPHAQGQGQAQAQAQLERNRSARYSPGRAAPDNGMLRFYLTPMRSGSGRPRGGGLPSKAGPGRPLATQSFARSVLRLY; via the coding sequence ATGACGACGCTGCACATGgacccgccggcgccgcccgcGCGGCGGTCGGTGTCGACCAGCTGCGACCTGCACCCGGGCGAGACGTTCACCGGCTTCTGCGCCGCGTGCCTGCGCGAGCGCCTCCAGGGTCTCGAGgcgtccgccgccgcggcctccgcgCCGGGCCGCAAGTCCACATCGGCCATCCGGTCCCTCTTCGCCAGGCCGTTCGCCGCCGCCGGCTCGTCTGCGTCAGGCCCCGCCGAGCCGCCGGACCTCCGGCGGTGCAAATCGTTCTCGTGCGGCCGTGGCGGGGACGCTCTggccgcagcggcggcggcggctgcggctgctgcCGCCAGGGCGGACGAGCCGCAGCGGCGTTCGTGTGACGTGCGGGGACGCAGCACGCTGTGGGCGCTGTTCCATCAGGACGACCGTGACCGCGTCCGCGACGGCACGGCGTTCGCCGCGTTCCCGGCCTCCTCATCGACCGCCGCGGCTGCGCTCGCCGTCGACGTGCATCCCCCACCGCAGGCACCGTGCATCCCTGACGATTTCCTGGACGAGGACATCCCAGTGGTCATGGAGCCCGACGAGATAGTCCCGGTAATTGAGGAAGACCCCGTCGTCCCGATGGACATTTCCGGCGAGGTGGAAGCCGAAGGCAATGCGGCCCAGGGAGGTAAGGCCATCAAGGATCGCATCGATCTCGAGTCGGCGCAGACCAAGAAGGCTTCGCCCAAAGACCTGAAGGAGATCGCCGGGAGCTTCTGGGTCGCCGCCTCCGTGTTCAGCAAGAAGTGGCAGAAGTGGCGGCGCAAGCAGAAGCTCAAGAAGGAGGCTGCCGTGAGCAAGGCCGCGGCAGCGGCAATGCCCCCTCCGGAGAAGCCCTCCAAGCCGTCGTTCCTTCGCCGGAGTCGCTTCCGTGGGGAGGCAGGCTCCGAGCTCGCCGGTGGCCGGCGCTCGTGCGACACCGACCCGCGTTTCTCCCTGGACGCCGCGCGCATGTCCATCGACGACGCCGGCTTCTCATGGGACGAGCCCCGCGCGTCCTGGGACGGGTACCTgttcggcgccggcgccggcattGGCATCGGGCGAGCGCCTCCGCCGCTCTCCCGCCTCCCACCCATCCTGTCCGTCCTGGAGGACACACCGACCGACATCGTCGAGCGCTCCGACGGCCAAATCCCGGTAGAAGACGACTTTGACCCCGAGCCTCCAGGTGGTTCCTTGCAGACCAGAGACTACTACCTGGACTCCTCCAGTCGCAGGCGCCGGAGCCTGGAACGTTCAAGCTCCGTCCGCAGGCCGTCGTTCGAGGTCACGGATCCAAGGCCGCCGATGCCGTCGGCGGTAAATGGGATTGGGAGGGAGTCCCCAATTGGCGGTTCCGAGTTCTACCACTTCCACCACGCGGAGGACCTGCTGGACCGCGGCTTCAGCTCCAACTCGCTCATCGAGGACATCTCCGCGAGCCTGGAGGCGGCACTGTCCGGCCCCGCCAAGAAGCCGCGCCGGTGGcgcaaggcgtggagcctctggGGTCTCATccaccgccgcgccgccggGCGCAGGAGCGGTGGCCCGTCCGACATCGCCGACCGCTCGTTCTCCGAGCCGTGGCCGGACCTGCGCGTCCGCGGAGCTAACCCCAAGATGCAGCGGTGCAACAGCAACCTGAGCGCGCGCAGCTCGTTCAGCAGCAACAGCGGCGGGCTCGGCAGCTCCAGGCGCAGCTACGTGGACGCCAACGGCCACGTGAGGCGGAGGGAGGAGCCGCACGcgcaggggcaggggcaggcgcaggcgcaggcgcagCTAGAGCGGAACCGCAGCGCGCGCTACTCGCCCGGGCGCGCCGCCCCGGACAACGGCATGCTGCGGTTCTACCTGACGCCGATGCGGAGCGGCAGCGGGCGCCCGCGCGGAGGCGGCCTGCCGAGCAAGGCCGGGCCCGGGCGGCCCCTGGCGACGCAGTCGTTCGCGCGCAGCGTGCTCCGCCTGTACTAG
- the LOC8058921 gene encoding uncharacterized protein LOC8058921 produces the protein MVGMYQHQLRDDPFGTLGGGHCGDQPRIAGGGASSSSSSSLSSSPSAVLAPLPAEAHGGGEPRQRFEALADGGSVLRGAGGGKGGVVGGDLGVLVRWMRELAADPVAPLPAPSEHRPRKRHVLALRRARYLRLEDVEDAEELPSFYKKRKLYWDKQKKKGCLNMPTRKSERLAKRMKLMASLLLTQRKKIGVGEHFQAEVPDWTGQPSGKELSRYRSDPETSKWLGTRMWPPEGEVYKTDIVAVGQGRPGSCSCPFPGSFFCRQLHINEARDQLRSELGQVFTMWQFDSMGEEVSKLWSRDEQLKFDALEQLVPVMDQKTYWAVVSKNFASKPRIDSIKYYLNVFLMRRVLSQCRLSLLEIDSDEDEVEEEEDEDQPEGSSSLQRTQDVQDLKKVP, from the exons ATGGTGGGGATGTACCAGCACCAGCTCCGCGACGACCCCTTCGGCACCCTAGGCGGCGGCCACTGCGGTGACCAGCCACgcatcgccggcggcggcgcctcctcctcctcctcctcctcgttgtCCTCCTCTCCCTCGGCTGTTCTCGCCCCGCTGCCTGCAGAGGCGCATGGCGGCGGAGAGCCGCGGCAGCGGTTCGAGGCGCTCGCCGACGGGGGAAGCGTGCTGCGCGGCGCGGGAGGCGGCAAAGGCGGCGTCGTGGGTGGGGATCTGGGGGTGCTAGTGCGGTGGATGCGGGAGCTCGCAGCGGATCCCGTGGCTCCCCTTCCGGCGCCATCAGAGCACAGGCCGAGGAAGCGGCACGTGCTGGCCTTGCGGCGCGCTCGCTACCTTAGAttggaggacgtggaggacgcaGAAGAGCTTCCCAGCTTCTACAAG AAAAGGAAGCTCTACTGGgacaaacaaaaaaagaaagggtGCTTGAACATGCCAACAAGGAAATCTGAGAGGCTAGCTAAGAGAATGAAACTCATGGCATCATTGCTCCTCACACAACGGAAAAAGATTGGAGTAGGTGAGCACTTTCAGGCAGAGGTACCTGATTGGACTGGGCAACCTTCAGGGAAAGAGCTTTCACGTTACAGGAGTGATCCAGAGACATCAAAGTGGTTAGGGACTAGGATGTGGCCTCCTGAGGGTGAAGTTTATAAAACCGACATTGTAGCTGTTGGGCAGGGAAGGCCCGGATCATGTAGTTGCCCCTTCCCAGGATCCTTCTTCTGCAGACAGCTCCACATAAATGAAGCAAGAGATCAGCTACGCTCTGAACTTGGTCAAGTTTTTACAATGTGGCAGTTTGATTCTATGGGGGAGGAGGTTTCTAAGTTGTGGAGTCGCGATGAGCAGCTAAAGTTTGACGCACTTGAGCAATTGGTTCCTGTTATGGATCAAAAGACATATTGGGCCGTTGTGTCGAAAAATTTTGCTTCAAAGCCCAGGATAGATTCGATAAAGTACTACCTGAATGTGTTCCTGATGAGAAGAGTGTTGAGTCAGTGCAGACTGAGTCTTCTGGAAATTGATAGTGACGAAGATGAagtggaggaagaggaggatgaAGATCAACCTGAAGGATCCAGCTCTCTTCAGAG GACTCAAGATGTCCAGGATTTGAAGAAGGTGCCATGA